In Brachybacterium saurashtrense, the genomic stretch TGCTCGCCACCTGCAGGCGATCCAGGCAGGCCCGCAGCGCCTCCGGGTCCGGCCCGGTGTCCACCAGCACGGTGGGCCCCTCCCTGCCGGCGCCGTCGGGGCGCAGCAGCACCGCGTCCCCCTGCCCCACGGCGCACATCGCGACGGTCCACTCCCCCGCGGAACGGACCGGCAGCAGCCGTGCCCCGCCGGCCGAGAGCGCGGCGACCAGGACCCCCGCCACGGCCCATCGCACCAGCGGACGATGCCGCCCGGCGACGGCGAGGGTCACCCCCGCCAGGACGCCGAGGGCGAGTACCACCCCGGCGGGACCCTCCGGCACGGCGATCCTGGCACCGGGCAGGGCGTCGGCCGTGCGGGCGATCAGCAGCACCAGGTGCGCTCCCCCGGCCGCGGCGGTCCACAGCAGCGCGCCCGCCGGAGGCCATGCCGCGCCGATCAGCAGCGCCACCATCCCGAGCACTGTGGTCGGGCCCACCAGCGGCGCCACCGCCATGTTCACGGGGACGGACCAGAGCGAGACCTCGGGCGCGAGCAGGATCAGCACCGGGGTGCACGCCAGCTGGGCCACCAGCGGCACTGCGAGCACCAGCGCGGCCGTGCGGCCGACCCGCTGACCGCTCAGCTCCACGAGCGCCGTGGCCAGGGGCGGTGCGGCGACGAGGATCGCGGCGGTGGCGAGGGCGGAGAGCAGGAAGCCGATCGAGGCGGCCGTGACCGGGTCCAGCACGGACCACAGGGCCACGGTGAGGGCGAGCGCCGCGACCGGCGAGGCCTTCACCCCGGCGAAGCGGGCGGCCAGCAGCGGAGCCGCCATGGTCGCGGCGCGCTGCACGCTGGGCTCGTCCCCGACCAGCCCCACGTAGCCGGCCGTGACGATCCCTGCGGCGAGGATCCGAGGGCGTCGACGCACCCCCATCAGCAGCAGGGGCCCGAGCACCGCCGCGAGCACGAGCGCGATGTTCGCGCCGGAGACGGCCACCAGGTGGCTGATCCCGGCGCGGCGCATGATCTCCTCCGAGCGTTCGGAGAGGCCGCGGGTGTCCCCCGTGGTCATGCCGCGCACCAGGGCGGCCTCGTCGGCAGGCAGGTGCGCGGTGGTGTCCCGGGCGCCCTCCCGCAGCCCATGCCGCAGCGCCTGCGCCCGACCGGCGGCCCCGTCCCCCGCCACCACGTGCACCTCGCTCGCGCGCACGATCACCAGCGAGCCGCTGGTCGCCACGCGGCCACGCACCCGCGCGCGGTCGCCGTCCCGCACCCGGGAGAGGTCGCGGGCCGTGCCGTCCTCGGCGCGCACCAGCACGGGAAGGGAGGCCGGCAGCCGCACCTCGTCCCGGCCCGTCCGCGCCGGGCCGCTCACCGTGCGCGCCCGCATCTGCAGGCCGTGGCGGGACCACTCCGGCCCGCTCTCCGGCGCTGCGGGGTCCGCCGCGGCGACGACGGTGAGCTCGACGACCAGGCCGTCGGCGGCGGCCCGCTCGAGGGCCTGGTCGGTCTCGCCGTGGCGCTGCAGCGCGGGGAACAGGAGCACCGCGGCGAGCACCACGATGCCCAGGTGGGCGAACAGCCCGCGCGAGGTGCTCCCGGGACCGGCGAGCATCACCGCGGTGAGTCCCAGGGCCACGAGCACGGCGCCGCCCGCGATCGCCGCCGCGGTGCCGGCGCTCACCCCCAGCACCGCCAGCGCCCACACACAGG encodes the following:
- a CDS encoding ComEC/Rec2 family competence protein; translation: MTRADLRLLPGATCVWALAVLGVSAGTAAAIAGGAVLVALGLTAVMLAGPGSTSRGLFAHLGIVVLAAVLLFPALQRHGETDQALERAAADGLVVELTVVAAADPAAPESGPEWSRHGLQMRARTVSGPARTGRDEVRLPASLPVLVRAEDGTARDLSRVRDGDRARVRGRVATSGSLVIVRASEVHVVAGDGAAGRAQALRHGLREGARDTTAHLPADEAALVRGMTTGDTRGLSERSEEIMRRAGISHLVAVSGANIALVLAAVLGPLLLMGVRRRPRILAAGIVTAGYVGLVGDEPSVQRAATMAAPLLAARFAGVKASPVAALALTVALWSVLDPVTAASIGFLLSALATAAILVAAPPLATALVELSGQRVGRTAALVLAVPLVAQLACTPVLILLAPEVSLWSVPVNMAVAPLVGPTTVLGMVALLIGAAWPPAGALLWTAAAGGAHLVLLIARTADALPGARIAVPEGPAGVVLALGVLAGVTLAVAGRHRPLVRWAVAGVLVAALSAGGARLLPVRSAGEWTVAMCAVGQGDAVLLRPDGAGREGPTVLVDTGPDPEALRACLDRLQVASIDLLVLTHPHADHTGGRAALSAGRAPALQWTCPLPEAAQQVVPGAPVAVATTGETWRSPGLALHVLWPVSAEEARRAGAAERGGGEGDAANDCSVVVEAVWEDGTRLLALGDLEPAGQEALAASSPGPADIVKVAHHGSRFQHVPLYAQLDPALALIPVGRENDFGHPTQETLDLVRSTGAQVLRSDVHGTVVLPADGTAPRRVGPAR